Genomic DNA from Pelosinus sp. UFO1:
GACATTTTCCTTGGGGACTGAAGTCTATGGTATTGAAATAAAATTTGTCACTGAGATAATCGGTATGCAGTCTGTAACAGAAATACCTGACCTTCCAGAATATGTACAAGGCATCATTAACCTTAGGGGGAAGATTATCCCTGTTATTGATGTTAGGCTACGGTTTAAAAAAGTATATCGAGAGTACAATGACCGCACTTGTATTGTAGTAGTTGATATAAAAGGTGTTACCTTAGGGCTCATTGTGGATGCGGTAGAGGAAGTGCTCATCATTGCAGCTCAAGAAATTGTTTTGCCGCCTCAATTTGATAATGGCAGCTATCATCAACGCTTTATTAAAGGGATAGGTAAAGTAGGTAAAGATGTAAAGCTAATCCTCGATAGTGATCGATTATTAAATGATAATGAAGTTAGCAGCTTAGAGAGAATTTGTTAGGATTTATTTAACAAATAGTAAAGGAAGGCGAAAAAAATGATGAAATGGTTTCAGAATCTTAAAATTGCTAACAAACTTACTGTTGCGTTTCTTTGTGTAGCTGTAATTGCAGGGATGGTAGGAGCGGTAGGTGTATATAATCTTTCTAGTTTGTCCCAGGCGGATACGGATTTGTATGAAAAATATACGGTGCCTATGGGACAGATGGGTGATATTAGTGAAGCCTATCAAAAGGGGCGCGTAAGTTTTAGAGATATCCTTTTGACAAAGGATGTAAATATCCAAAATCAAAAAATGAAAAGTTTTAATGAATCCATCAGTAAAATGAAATCGGGAAGTAACGAGATTGGTAAAACGTTAGTGAGCGATGAAGGACGTAAATTGCATAAGACCCTCGACGATACGATTGCTCAATATGATTCCTATTCTAAAAACCTATTTCCCATGCTTCAGGCGGGACAAGTAGCACAAGTAAATCAATTAATACAAACTGAGGGTATTCGAATCGCAGAGACTATGGAAGATACACTCAATAAGTTAAGTGCAATGAAAATAGAGTTAGCAAAACAAAAGGCAGCAGCCAATAAAGCAGATGCAAATAGGGCTATGCTCTTTATGATAATTCTTGTTGCCTTTAGTGTCGTTATAGCGATTACCCTTGGTATTTATATTGCTAGAATCATTTCTCAACCAGTTAAAGAGATTGTTGAAGTTGCTGGCAAGATCGCAAGTGGCGATTTGAACGTTGCAGTAAATGTTCGAACAAGTGATGAAATTGGCCAACTAGCCCAAGCCTTTAATTTGATGGCAGAAAATATAAATCGAGCGATGAGTAGCATCAATGAAGCCGCAGAGCAAGTAGCTGCTGGTGCTCAGCAAATTGCTTCATCTGGAGAAGTTCTGTCCCAGGGCTCTACAGAACAAGCTAGTTCTATTGAAGAAATAACTGCTTCTATGACACAAGTAGCTGTGCAGACTAAACAAAATGCGGTAAATGCAAATCAAGCCAATGAATTGACGATATCTTCTAAAGAACAGGCCATTGAAGGTAATACACAAATGCAGGAAATGATAAAGGCGATGTCTGAAATTAATGAATCATCGGCTAATATATCAAAAATTATTAAGGTTATCGATGAAATTGCCTTCCAAACGAATATATTGGCTCTTAATGCAGCCGTAGAAGCGGCTAGAGCAGGACAGCATGGTAAAGGATTTGCTGTGGTAGCGGAAGAAGTCAGAAATTTAGCTGCGAGAAGTGCTAATGCGGCGAAGGAAACAACAGCCATGATTGAAGGATCAATCAAAAAGGTGGACATCGGAACAAAGATCGCCAACGATACAGCAGAAGCTTTGAATGGCATTGTAGGTGGTGTTGCAAAGGCAGCGGAACTTGTCGGTAATATTGCAGCTGCCTCAAATGAGCAAGCTTCCGCAATTTCCCAGATTAATCAAGCTATCAATCAGGTATCTCAAGTGGTCCAGACGAACTCAGCAACAGCAGAGGAAAGTGCATCTGCCAGCGAGGAATTATCAAGCCAAGCCGAGGTCATGAGAGATAATGTATCTAAATTTAAACTAAAACAACAAGCTACTCAAGGTTTCAGGGCTTCAGCAGGAGTCAGTCCAGAAGTTTTACGAGCAATTGAAAACATGATGGAGCAAAAAAAATATAGACAAGAAAGACGAGACGATAAATACGAAGTGGCATTGGCATCCCCAGGGAAAATTGATCTTGATGATAAAGAGTTTGGTAAGTACTAGTAGGACTCAATGATAAAATAAGAATAGTTCTTGGTGATAAGGACTCCTACAAGTCTTAGTAGTATTTTAGAAAGTGTACATTAAGATTTGTAGGATCTTTTTATCCATTGAAGGGCGGGAGAACTATAAAGGACATAACAGAACGGGAATTTAGCGAGCTTGTTCATTTTATTAAACAGAACTATGGAATCAACTTATCGCAAAAAAGGACTTTGGTGTATGGTCGTCTAAATAATTATATAGTACAAAGCGGCTTTACTAGTTTTTCAGAGTATTTTTCCTATGTGAAAAATGATCTTACAGGTAAGGCTGGAGTGACTTTGGTAAACAAACTAACGACCAACCATACCTACTTTCTACGGGAACCCCAGCATTTTGAGTTGCTCAAGAATGTGGTTTTACCTTATCTTGCCGAGGCTGAGAAGAAAAACAAAGATCTACGGGTATGGAGTGCTGGCTGCTCCACAGGAGAAGAGCCATATACCTTGGCAATGATGATTGACTCCTATTTTGGACCTGAGAAGTACCTATGGGATACTAAGATACTGGCAACGGATATTTCTACATCTGTCTTGGGAAAAGCGCAGAAAGCAATTTATTCTACGCAGCAACTAGAAATGCTGCCAGACAAATGGCGAACGACATACTTTCAGAAATTCAGTGAAGAGTCTAGCATTTTAAGAGAGACAATTCGACGTGAGGTCATTTTTCGACGATTTAATCTTATGAATGAAATCTTTCCTTTTAAAAAAAAGTTTCATCTTATCCTATGTCGCAATGTAATGATATATTTTGATGAAAAGACCAAAAAAGATTTGATCAATCGATTTTATGAGCATATGGAACCAGGGGGGTACTTGTTTATTGGACATTCTGAATCGATTAATCGTTATGAAAGTAAATATCGGTTTATAGCACCCGCTGTTTATAGAAAGGGTTAAAAATATGAATAATAACAAACGTAAGATTCGAGTTTTGGTGGTAGATGATTCTATCGTCTTTCGCGAAACATTAGCACGCCAAATATCACAAGATCCTTTAATTGAAGTTGTAGCAACAGCATCCGACCCTTATATAGCAAGGGATAAAATTTTAGAATTTGAACCTGATGTTATGACTCTTGATGTAGAGATGCCCCGAATGAGCGGCATTGAATTTTTAAAGAAATTGATTCCCCAATATCCCATACCAGTTGTTGTGGTAAGTGCCGTAAGTCAAAGCGTATTCGATGCTTTAAAAGCAGGTGCAGTTGATTTTGTTACAAAACCAGATCCACTGAATGGGCGGGGCGTTGAGGCGTTTATCAGTGAATTGATAGTGAAAATTAAAATTGCGTCTACAGCTAAGGTGGCAACGCCAAAGGGGAATGTTATCACATCTTCTAATAACCAAGGGGCCGGCTTAGCGAAGCAAAATTGCATTATTGCAATTGGCGCCTCTACTGGGGGAACGGAAGCAATTGATAGGATACTCAAAGGATTTCCTGCCAATATGCCAGGTACGGTTATTGTACAACATATGCCACCTGTTTTTACCGGCTTGTTTGCTGCACGATTGAATAGTTCTTGCATTGTAGAAGTGAAGGAAGCCAAAACAGGAGATATGGTGTTACCGGGACGAGTGTTAATCGCCCCCGGCGATCATCATATGCGTATCAAAAAGGTGAATACGAATTATATGGTAGAATGCTTTCGCGGTGAGAAGGTTAACGGCCATTGCCCTGCTGTTGATGTTCTGTTTCATTCTGTAGCTGAACATGCTGGTAAGAATGCAATTGGAGTGATTTTGACGGGAATGGGGAATGATGGTGCTAATGGTTTGCTCGCTCTTCGTAAATCTGGGGCCAATACTTTAGGACAAGATGAACGTTCTTCCGTTGTCTATGGTATGCCCAAGGCAGCTTTTACCATTGGAGCTGTCCAGGAACAAGTTCCCCTTGATCTTATGCCGCGAAAAATATATGCTTTGGTAAACAATAGGAGATAATTATCTTACATAAGTGATTAAATTAAATTAAATTAAATTAAATTGCCTCTCGAGGATGCTTAACATTCTTCGAGGGGTTTTTTTATTCGGATGTAAAGTAATAGCAAGGAGTTATAGTAAGTGATCAATAGGCGATAGGTATACATCAAGTGAGGGGCTCCGATTCCTTTGCATCTGCATAGATTATCATAATACGAGGTTTATAAAGGGGGGAGTTTATGTTTGAGCTTACTTCTTTGCACTGGATTTTCACTCTATTTATCGTATTAATCGTAATAGCTATGATGATGCGCAGGGATACAAGTATAATTTGTATTATTGGGATATTTTTAATTGGTTATATGGCAAAAGGGACAATCAACCAAGCTATCATTGGGATATTTAATAGCTTTGTTTATGCATTGAATGAATTGTCTGGAACCATATTAATCATTTCTCTGATTGTAGCAATGAGTAAAGCCTTGTTATACACAGGGGTAAATGAAATTATGGTAGAACCATTTGCTAGGGCAATTCGTACTCCAAGTATGGCCTATTGGATCATTGGCGTATTTATGATGACGATTTCCTGGTTTTTTTGGCCATCACCAGCTGCGGCACTTATGGGTGCTGTATTATTGCCTGTTGGTCTTCGAGTAGGTTTGCCAGCTATGGGAGTGGCTGCCTCGATGAACTTGTTTGGACACGGCATTGCTTTATCTAGCGATTGGGTGATTCAGGGGGCACCGAAGCTTACCTCAGCAGCTGCGGGAATTCCTGTTCAGGACGTAGTAAATGCAAGTGTACCATTAATTCTTGTAATGGGATTGGTAACTGTTAGCGTTGCTTACTGGATATTGAAACGTGACATCGAAAAAGGCAGATTGAGCATTGAAAAGGACACTGTGTTAATTCATTCATCTGATTCTTTAGATGAGGTAGCTGCATTTCCTCTCGCCACCAGAGCGAAAAAATGGTTAGCAGCCATGGTGCTTATTCTTTTTGGTATTGATGTGGCTGTTATGGTTAGTTTTAACCTTCGGGGAGGAGACGCAACGGCTCTCATTGGTGGGACAGCAATTTTGATTATGATCATTATAGTGCTTGTAGCCCACAAAGGGAAAGGGATTGAGCAGGCAACAAATTATTTAGTAGAAGGGTTCAAATTCGGCATTACGGTCTTTGGGCCAGTCATTCCTATTGCTGCATTTTTTTACCTAGGGGATAGTGGTTTTGTTACTATATTTGGCAAGGTTTTGCCACTAGACTCACAAGGATTGGTCAATGATTTAGGGCTTGTTATGGCGCAGAACGTTTCGATAAGTCCAGTGATCGGAGCATTTACCATCATGATTGTTGGCATTATCACAGGTTTAGATGGTTCAGGTTTTTCGGGGATTTCTCTTGTTGGATCGTTAGCTAAACTTTTCTCTGTATCCATTGGATCTGGCACAGCGACTCTCACTGCCTTGGGCCAGATTGCGGCAATTTTTACCGGAGGAGGTACATTAGTTCCCTGGAGCTTAATTGCTGTTGCAGCTATTTGTAACGTGAATCCTTTTGAACTAGCTAGGCGAAACCTGCTACCAGTAATGGCGGGACTTATTGTGACGACGGTAGTAGCCATCTTCCTACTATAGTGTTAAAGGCATCAGGCAACTTAAATTGTGGATATTGTTAATTTAGATTGTATTTTTTAAGAGAATGATTCATTATAATAGTAGAATATACTCAATTTGAGAGGTGCTTTTATGTCGCGTAGACGCTGCTGTGGTCTGGTAGAAGAAATACCCTATAGTAAACGATTTGTGCCAGACAATCAAAGAAATGTTGCAGTATCCGAAATTCTTATTGAAGAAATTGAATCAATTCGATTAAAAGACGTAGAAGGCTTGGATCAGCAAATGTGTGCAGAAGCAATGGGAGTATCAAGAACAACCTTTCAGCGGATTTTACAACGTGCAAGATTCAAGGTTGCGTCGGCATTAGTGCAAGGCCAAACGATACTCATTAGGGGCGGAAACTATATACTGAAAAACAGAGTCTTTGAATGTTTAGATTGTCATCATGTTTGGGATGTAGAGCCTTGTGAAAAAGGGGCAAAGCATGGTTATGAAATTCCCTGCCCTGCATGTAACAGTATGAAAAAAATAAAGGTTTCTGATGAAGACGTTAGGTGTACTTGTGGCAGACGTCATCAAGGTGATAGATGTTGTGGTGGAATGAAACTTAGTGAACAGTCAACAAAATTTTGAAATTAGACAATAATCTCTTTATTGTAATTGTATTAAAACCCGTATGAGCATTTCATGCGGGTTTGCTTGTTTTATCAACTAATTTAGTCATGGACCTTTCTTTTAGTATAAATACCAATTGGTAAGGTTAATTTAATGACATTCTGTCAAACCGGAGGTGGTTATAATGAACAAGACTCAATCTGAGGGCATCGGAGATTTACAAAAAGCAGATAAATTAGGGCAGACGTTATTAGCAGGAATACATGGGATACCTGAAATAAGGCGTGATGAAAAAAGATATCATCTGGGGGAGTTTAAGGAACGGATACTAAGAAAACTATCAAAAAAACAAGTAACTGAAGCTGCTATTTATCCAGAAGTTTTTCAAACTTTAAAAGATCAAAGAGTAAATAAGTTAATTCTTAACGGTGAAATTGATAGATCTTCTATAGAAAAATACCGGGTATTAGCAAGACGTGTAAATAAAAACTGTACTGTACGCATTGATCCTAGTTTCAAAGGAGATACAGGCCTTGTCGTAGCAAGTAATCAGGCAGTAGAGGAACAAGAGATTACTGTTGTCGATAGAAGTCTACGATTACAAAGGCTTGGTTTATCAACCGCCCTTATCCAGGCAGCAGGCAAAAAGGTATGCCGAGAATGTATTAAGAGAATTGTTGAAGTTGATGAAAATGAACTGATTAACTATCACCAGCTTACATGGATAGATCGTTTAGGTGGAGAAAGATGCCCTGTGCATAGTAAGAAAGTATGACCTTTTTTGTAGTTCACATAAATTTTAGATTGTATACCTTAAGATGGAGGTAATCCTTCTAAAAATAGATTATTATATAAATACTGTATATAGCTTACTGTTTTATGTGCTACTATAAAAAGAAGTTAGGTGAGATTGTGAATTATTCTGAATTAAAGGCACTCAAAGATGTGATAATACTTGTTACATTTCTATATTTATTGAAGGTTCTGGATGTTGTAAATTAAGGAATCATCGTCTCATGTTTGTGAGATAGTTATGATACTGTAATAATGAATAGTACTTTCTAGATAAAGTACTATTTTATAAATACTGCTACAGAACATTAGATATGGGGATTTTTCAAACCGTTAATACAGGAGGGATGCTACTGGCATCTCTCTATTAATGCCTACTACTAATGGGTTTAGTTGGTATGTTGACAAAGGCAAGGTTACAGTATATGATTAAAAATTAATATAATCATGTACTGTAACCTTTATATATAACATAGTTTCATTAAATCAATCGGAGAGTTGGAGGAGAACATGAACATAATACGGACATTAAAGGCATTAAGCGATGAAACTAGATTAAGAATTATAAATTTGTTATGGGTTGAAAATTTGTGCGTTTGTGAGATTGAAGCCATTCTGCAAAGTAGTCAGTCCAATGTATCTAGGCATTTGGCGAAACTTCGTGATTCAGGAATTATTTATAGTGAAAAAAAGTCTCAGTGGGTGTATTACGGCATGAGTATTGAAGCCATAAAACACTACGCCTTTATAAAGACATTATTAGATGTAGATGTTGCAAAATATCCTCAATACCAAGAGGATATAGCAAAACTGAAGAGCTACCGAGAGCAAAATATCACATGTGGATCTTTGGAAGGTTCACATTAAAATTTTTCATTTTTTAGAATATAGTGAGTGTTCTATGGAAGTCTCCTTTACATATAGCAGATATAGGGTAGGTTGGATACTGTTGACAAAGAGCTATGAAAAGTATATGATCATAATTGAATATAGTAATATAATATGCGGGATAAAAATGGTGTAAGGATATTTCTTCAGTTAAATCAATACTTAATTAGATTCCATGTGAGCGTATTGTGAAAAATATAAACAATAAGGGGAGCTTAAAATGAGTAAAATTGAAATTTTTGATCCAGCTATGTGTTGCGAAACAGGAATTTGTGGACCTGGTATTGACCAAGAACTTTTAAGGGTGGCAACTACGATTAATAGGCTTACCAGCAAGGGAGTTTCCGTGATTCGCTACGGCCTCTCAAGTAACCCACAAGCCTTTGTCGATAATAAAAAAGTAAATGAATATTTGATGAAGGAAGAAGTTGAGGTTTTGCCAATTACCTTAGTAGACGGAGAAGTGGTTAAAACTAGAGAATATCCAACAACTGCTGAATTTGCTCAATGGTCAGGCTTATCCAAGGAAGAGATAACAGCAGATGAAGATGAAAATAAACAATGTTGCTGTGAGGGCGGATGTTGTTAGTCTAAGGAGAGAAACTTAGGAGGATTTTATGTATAAATCATTTCATCCAGATTCTATAAATATGACGAAGTATTTATTTTTTACCGGTAAAGGCGGCGTAGGTAAAACCTCGACGGCTTGTGCTACTGCGATTACCTTAGCGGATCAAGGGAAAAAAGTATTATTAGTCAGTACCGATCCAGCTTCCAATTTACAAGATGTTTTTGGTATTGCACTTACTAGTAAAGGAATTGCCATCCAAGAAGTTCCAAATCTTGTGGTTGCAAACTTAAACCCAGAAGAAGCTGCCAAAGAATATAAAGAATCAGTGATTGCGCCCTTTCGCGGCAAACTACCTCCCAGTGTACTGAGGAATATGGAGGAGCAGCTTTCAGGGTCATGTACAGTGGAAATTGCTGCCTTTAATGAGTTTTCCAACTTTATAACCGATGAAAAAATACAAACGGAATACGACCACATTCTGTTTGATACAGCGCCAACGGGGCATACTTTGCGTATGCTGCAACTGCCATCTGCGTGGAGTAATTTTATTAGTGAAAGTACCCATGGGGCGTCTTGCCTCGGTCAATTATCTGGATTAGAAAGTAAGAAAGAAGTTTATAAAAATGCAGTGAATATCTTAGCAGATGGTAACATGACAACCTTGGTCTTACTAACGAGACCCGAATACGCTCCCTTACAGGAAGCTGAGCGGGCATCTAAAGAACTGAAAGAATTAGGGGTTAACAATCAGCTTCTAATTGTTAATGGCGTATTGGAACTGGATATTAAAGATGATGAAATTGCAAACCAATTGTATGCGAAACAGCAAAAAGCATTGGGAAATATACCGGAAGCTCTCAAAGAGACTAAAACCTATAAAATTCCTCTAAGGGCATACAATGTAACAGGTATTAAAAATATAAGAATGATGTTAAAAGAAGATTATCTAGAAACCCAAGACTATAAACT
This window encodes:
- a CDS encoding chemotaxis protein CheW, with protein sequence MSEIAENVLDDEEDTQKDKFLTFSLGTEVYGIEIKFVTEIIGMQSVTEIPDLPEYVQGIINLRGKIIPVIDVRLRFKKVYREYNDRTCIVVVDIKGVTLGLIVDAVEEVLIIAAQEIVLPPQFDNGSYHQRFIKGIGKVGKDVKLILDSDRLLNDNEVSSLERIC
- the arsD gene encoding arsenite efflux transporter metallochaperone ArsD, with product MSKIEIFDPAMCCETGICGPGIDQELLRVATTINRLTSKGVSVIRYGLSSNPQAFVDNKKVNEYLMKEEVEVLPITLVDGEVVKTREYPTTAEFAQWSGLSKEEITADEDENKQCCCEGGCC
- a CDS encoding chemotaxis response regulator protein-glutamate methylesterase encodes the protein MNNNKRKIRVLVVDDSIVFRETLARQISQDPLIEVVATASDPYIARDKILEFEPDVMTLDVEMPRMSGIEFLKKLIPQYPIPVVVVSAVSQSVFDALKAGAVDFVTKPDPLNGRGVEAFISELIVKIKIASTAKVATPKGNVITSSNNQGAGLAKQNCIIAIGASTGGTEAIDRILKGFPANMPGTVIVQHMPPVFTGLFAARLNSSCIVEVKEAKTGDMVLPGRVLIAPGDHHMRIKKVNTNYMVECFRGEKVNGHCPAVDVLFHSVAEHAGKNAIGVILTGMGNDGANGLLALRKSGANTLGQDERSSVVYGMPKAAFTIGAVQEQVPLDLMPRKIYALVNNRR
- a CDS encoding DUF134 domain-containing protein, encoding MSRRRCCGLVEEIPYSKRFVPDNQRNVAVSEILIEEIESIRLKDVEGLDQQMCAEAMGVSRTTFQRILQRARFKVASALVQGQTILIRGGNYILKNRVFECLDCHHVWDVEPCEKGAKHGYEIPCPACNSMKKIKVSDEDVRCTCGRRHQGDRCCGGMKLSEQSTKF
- a CDS encoding protein-glutamate O-methyltransferase CheR; the protein is MKGGRTIKDITEREFSELVHFIKQNYGINLSQKRTLVYGRLNNYIVQSGFTSFSEYFSYVKNDLTGKAGVTLVNKLTTNHTYFLREPQHFELLKNVVLPYLAEAEKKNKDLRVWSAGCSTGEEPYTLAMMIDSYFGPEKYLWDTKILATDISTSVLGKAQKAIYSTQQLEMLPDKWRTTYFQKFSEESSILRETIRREVIFRRFNLMNEIFPFKKKFHLILCRNVMIYFDEKTKKDLINRFYEHMEPGGYLFIGHSESINRYESKYRFIAPAVYRKG
- a CDS encoding YueI family protein, which codes for MNKTQSEGIGDLQKADKLGQTLLAGIHGIPEIRRDEKRYHLGEFKERILRKLSKKQVTEAAIYPEVFQTLKDQRVNKLILNGEIDRSSIEKYRVLARRVNKNCTVRIDPSFKGDTGLVVASNQAVEEQEITVVDRSLRLQRLGLSTALIQAAGKKVCRECIKRIVEVDENELINYHQLTWIDRLGGERCPVHSKKV
- a CDS encoding methyl-accepting chemotaxis protein; its protein translation is MMKWFQNLKIANKLTVAFLCVAVIAGMVGAVGVYNLSSLSQADTDLYEKYTVPMGQMGDISEAYQKGRVSFRDILLTKDVNIQNQKMKSFNESISKMKSGSNEIGKTLVSDEGRKLHKTLDDTIAQYDSYSKNLFPMLQAGQVAQVNQLIQTEGIRIAETMEDTLNKLSAMKIELAKQKAAANKADANRAMLFMIILVAFSVVIAITLGIYIARIISQPVKEIVEVAGKIASGDLNVAVNVRTSDEIGQLAQAFNLMAENINRAMSSINEAAEQVAAGAQQIASSGEVLSQGSTEQASSIEEITASMTQVAVQTKQNAVNANQANELTISSKEQAIEGNTQMQEMIKAMSEINESSANISKIIKVIDEIAFQTNILALNAAVEAARAGQHGKGFAVVAEEVRNLAARSANAAKETTAMIEGSIKKVDIGTKIANDTAEALNGIVGGVAKAAELVGNIAAASNEQASAISQINQAINQVSQVVQTNSATAEESASASEELSSQAEVMRDNVSKFKLKQQATQGFRASAGVSPEVLRAIENMMEQKKYRQERRDDKYEVALASPGKIDLDDKEFGKY
- the arsA gene encoding arsenical pump-driving ATPase produces the protein MYKSFHPDSINMTKYLFFTGKGGVGKTSTACATAITLADQGKKVLLVSTDPASNLQDVFGIALTSKGIAIQEVPNLVVANLNPEEAAKEYKESVIAPFRGKLPPSVLRNMEEQLSGSCTVEIAAFNEFSNFITDEKIQTEYDHILFDTAPTGHTLRMLQLPSAWSNFISESTHGASCLGQLSGLESKKEVYKNAVNILADGNMTTLVLLTRPEYAPLQEAERASKELKELGVNNQLLIVNGVLELDIKDDEIANQLYAKQQKALGNIPEALKETKTYKIPLRAYNVTGIKNIRMMLKEDYLETQDYKLNKAELPKVKALIENLYASQKKVIFTMGKGGVGKTTLAAAIALGLAERGVKVHLTTTDPADHLKFVVEEGRHGIRVSKIDEKEELRKYSEAVLEKARETMSEADISYVEEDLRSPCTQEIAVFRAFAQIVDQADDEVVVIDTAPTGHTLLLLDATQSYHKEIQRSQGDIPESVKNLLPRLRDEKETEVVIVTLPEATPVYEAMRLQEDLKRAGIRNKWWVINSSLYMTNTQSPLLKTKSQNEIPWINKVDEISEGNFAVIPWKGEEIKGEKLVELIK
- a CDS encoding metalloregulator ArsR/SmtB family transcription factor; the encoded protein is MNIIRTLKALSDETRLRIINLLWVENLCVCEIEAILQSSQSNVSRHLAKLRDSGIIYSEKKSQWVYYGMSIEAIKHYAFIKTLLDVDVAKYPQYQEDIAKLKSYREQNITCGSLEGSH